The DNA sequence CGGAGTGTTCCGGTCCACGACCGCTGGGCTCGCCGCGGTGCTCGCGGTGCCGATCGTCGTCGTACCGCTCGTACAGAAAGCACTGGAAGGGCCGTCCGTTCGATCGGCTGCTGGACTTCCGGGGCGGTTGCGTGAGCTCACGCTGCTGGAGTGGCCGTTGGGCGCCGAACGGTATGTCGCCGGGGGGCTGAGGATGGTGGCTCAACCCGTCGGCAGTGCGCTGATGTTGTCGCTCGTCGTACTGCTCGGCGCGTATCTGCTGACGGCCGTGCGCGGGCGGGCGCGCTGACAGCCTTCGCCGTCCCCGATGCGCATGGCGGCGGCGTACCGGCCGCTGAGGGCCTTCCGGCGACCGCGGGCAGGTCGCTGACGTGCGCCTGCCGCCTTTCGATCCCTCGCTGCGCACAAGTCTTCGCAGGGCAGCCACTTCTTTCCGATAAGGCGTCAATTGCAGCGAGGTAAGCGATCACCCTTTCGTGTGCTTTTCACCAAAGACCTCAAGGGACTTGGGGGCCAGGCCGACAACTGAATCCGTGAGTACCCTTGCGCACACCATGATGACCACCGCCCGCTCCGCAGACGCCGGCCTCGCCGGCCCGGGCGAACTCGACCGCTACCCCTACGCCGAGGCCCACGGCGCCGACCGCGTGGTCGCGCCCGCCTGGGACAGCGCCGACCAGGACCTGGCCCGCGTGGGCCGCCGGGCCGCCGGAAGCCGCGGCCGCGGACTGCACGGCCAACTGGTCCAGCAGCTCGGCCAGATGATCGTCTCCGGGGACCTGGGCGCCGACCGTCCCCTCGTCCCGGAGGAGATCGGCCAGCGGTTCGAGGTCTCCCGCACCGTCGTCCGCGAATCCCTGCGCGTGCTGGAGGCCAAGGGCCTCGTCAGCGCCCGGCCCAACGTCGGCACGCGCGTGCGCCCGGTCAGTGACTGGAACCTGCTCGACCCGGACATCATCGAGTGGCGGGCCTTCGGCCCGCAGCGCGACGACCAGCGCCGCGAGCTCAGCGAGCTCCGCTGGACGATCGAGCCCCTCGCGGCCCGGCTCGCCGCCGGGCACGGCCGGGAGGAGATCCAGCAGCGCCTCGCCGACATGGTCGAGATCATGCGGCACGCGCTCGGCCAGGGCGACTCGATCACCTTCGCCCGCGCCGACGCAGAGTTCCACTCGCTGCTCATCCAGGTCGCGGGCAACCGCATGCTGGAGCACCTGTCGGGCATCGTCTCGGCCGCCCTCCAGGTCTCCGGCGGCCCCGTCACCGGCTGTGACCGCCCCACCGAGGCCTCGCTGGCCCACCACGCCCGGATCGTCGACGGACTCGCCTCGGGCGACGGAGCCGCCGCCGAGGCCGCCATGCGCCAGCTCCTGACCGTCCACCCGGAGGTGGAGCGGGTCGTGCCGGCTCCTCGCGAGCACTGACCGCGCATCCGCGTCGGCACCGCCGCCGTGCGCGCCGCGCAGCATCGTTTCGCTGCTGCCCCTTCCGCTGACCGCTCCCGTGTCGCCGGACTCCCGGGGCCCTGCCAGGGGCCGGGGGCCCGGCGACACGGGCGCAGCAGCCTCGGAGCCGCGGCGCGTCCTCGCCGGGACTGGAGGACGCGCGCACCCGGCATGAGGAAACGTGTCAGCAGCCACGATGAGACGGGCGTAGTCAAGGGGGGATGGTTGAAGGGGTGACAACTCTTCGCCTGATCCTCGTCGAGTCTGACCGCATCTGGACGTTTTTAGGCGCTTACGGGGTGTGACTCGGGCCACGTAGATTGGGCGTAACGCTCCTAGAGACAGCGCGATGACCTAAGAGGTGATAGCCGAGGAGGGAATACAGACGTCGTTCACGGCGCTGTGCAGCTCCACGGTCCCGCCCGCGCCGTCGGCACAATCCCCAGCCGTCGGTCGTCGGCTCCGATCCATGGTGGACGGGGCCGGAAGCCGTTTTCCAACGTTCCGAGAGGTTGTTCGTGTCGGCCAGCACATCCCGTACGCTCCCGCCGGAGATTGCCGAATCCGTCTCTGTGATGGCGCTCATCGAGCGGGGAAAGGCTGATGGGCAGATCGCCGGCGACGACGTGCGTCGTGCCTTCGAAGCTGACCAGATCCCGGCCACTCAGTGGAAGAACGTTCTGCGCAGCCTCAACCAGATCCTCGAGGAAGAGGGTGTGACGCTGATGGTCAGTGCCGCGGAGCCTAAGCGCCCCCGCAAGAGCGTCGCAGCGAAGAGTCCGGCCAAGCGCACCGCGACCAGGACGGTCGCGGCCAAGACCGCCACCGCGAAGCCGGCCACGGCCGCTTCCGTGAAGCCCGCCGCCGATGGCGTGGACGAGGACGGCACGGCCACGAAGGCCGCTGCCAAGAAGACGACGGCCAAGAAGACCGTCACGAAGAAGACCGCCGCCAAGAAGACCACGGCCAAGAAGACCGCCTCCAAGAAGGACGCCGAGTTCCTCGACGAGGAGGCCACCGAGGAGACGCCCGCCGTCGGCAAGCCCGGCGAGGGCGAGCCCGCGGAAGAAGGTGCCCAGGGCTTCGTCCTCTCCGACGAGGACGAGGACGACGCGCCCGCGCAGCAGGTCGCCGCGGCCGGCGCCACCGCCGACCCGGTCAAGGACTACCTGAAGCAGATCGGCAAGGTCCCCCTGCTCAACGCCGAGCAGGAGGTCGAGCTCGCCAAGCGCATCGAGGCCGGTCTGTTCGCCGAGGACAAGCTCGCCAACGCCGACAAGCTCGCGCCGAAGCTCAAGCGCGAGCTGGAGATCATCGCCGAGGACGGCCGCCGCGCCAAGAACCACCTCCTGGAGGCCAACCTCCGACTGGTGGTCTCCCTGGCCAAGCGCTACACGGGCCGCGGCATGCTCTTCCTGGACCTCATCCAGGAGGGCAACCTCGGTCTGATCCGCGCGGTCGAGAAGTTCGACTACACCAAGGGCTACAAGTTCTCCACGTACGCCACCTGGTGGATCCGTCAGGCCATCACCCGCGCCATGGCCGACCAGGCCCGCACCATCCGCATCCCGGTGCACATGGTCGAGGTCATCAACAAGCTCGCGCGCGTGCAGCGCCAGATGCTCCAGGACCTGGGCCGCGAGCCCACCCCGGAGGAGCTGGCCAAGGAGCTCGACATGACCCCGGAGAAGGTCATCGAGGTCCAGAAGTACGGCCGCGAGCCCATCTCCCTGCACACCCCGCTGGGCGAGGACGGCGACAGCGAGTTCGGTGACCTCATCGAGGACTCCGAGGCCGTCGTTCCGGCCGACGCCGTCAGCTTCACGCTCCTCCAGGAGCAGCTGCACTCCGTCCTCGACACCCTGTCCGAGCGCGAGGCGGGCGTCGTCTCGATGCGCTTCGGTCTCACCGACGGTCAGCCGAAGACCCTCGACGAGATCGGCAAGGTCTACGGAGTGACGCGTGAGCGCATCCGTCAGATCGAGTCGAAGACGATGTCGAAGCTGCGCCACCCCTCGCGCTCGCAGGTCCTGCGCGACTACCTGGACTAGGTCCCGCCCCCTGGGCCAGCCCCAGGGTCGCGTCACAGCGCCACCGAAAGGCCCGGATTCCTTCCCCGCGCGGGAGGGGCTCCGGGTCTTTCGTGTGTTCGCGTGGCAAAGGCGTGCGGCGCGCGCGGCGATAGTTGACTCTGGGTACGCGATGGCAACCCAGAGTGAGGAGATCGCATGCGTCGTCCCTTCGCCCGAGCGCTGGTGGGAACGCTGACCCTGGGGGCCGCGGTGGCCACCCTGCCGCTGGCCTCCCCGCCTCCGGTGGCAGCCGACAGCGTGGTCGTCGGAGGCACACCCGCGCGGGTGGCGGACAGCCCATGGGCGGTGGCGCTCGCCAGTCGTGACCAGTTCGGGGGTACGCGCTCGGGCCAGTTCTGCGGCGGCGTCGTGATCGGACCGTCGACGGTCCTGACTGCGGCCCACTGCATGGGCGAAGAAGTGCTCGGGGTGCCCCTCCGTGAGATGCGGGACCTCAGGGTCATCGTGGGCCGTGAGGACCTGGACACCCATGCGGGGAGTGAGGTTCCGGTACGCGACGTGTGGGTCAATCCCGAGTACGACGCCTACACGAACGCAGGTGACGTCGCGGTCCTCACCTTGTCCAAGCCGCTTACGAAGGCTCAGGCGATCCCCATGGCGCGGGACGGGGACGCCGCGTACGAGTCCGGTACGGGCGCCGCCGTGTACGGCTGGGGCGACACGACGGGGATGGGGCACTACGCGCGCACGCTGCGTTCCGCGCGCGTGACGGTGCTGTCGGACGCGGTGTGCGAGCAGGCCTACCGGGGCAGTGCCGACGGGACGTACACACGGTCATCGATGCTGTGCGCGGGCGAATCACAGGGCGGCCGGGACGCCTGTCAGGGCGACAGCGGCGGTCCGCTGGTCGCTCACGGGCGGCTCATCGGCTTGGTGTCGTGGGGAAGTGGATGCGGCCGGGCAGACAGTCCAGGGGTCTATACGCGCGTCTCGGACGTGGCCCGGGTGGTGCAGCGGTACGTGTAGGGCCTGCGGTGGGCCGGAACCGGATGCTCGGGGCTGCGATCTACATCGGCCCTTGAACGGCGGCCCGAGAAGGCCTGTGGCGGCCCCTGAGGGCTCGCGGGCGGGTCTGGTGGGCTCAGGCGCCGCAAGCGCCCTGGAGGCCGCAAGGGAACGCTTTACGGCTCCTGACGGCCTCGTGCTGGGCCCTGCGCGACGCTGAAGGCCCGTATCGACGGGCCGGGCGGATCGGCTCGGCAGGGCTCCGGGAACGAGAGCGGGCGGCTGCCCCTGGGTCACAGGGGGAGCCGCCCGTGCCGGTCTGGTGGTCCGGCGCTCGCTCGTCGTGGGTGCGAGGCGTCAGCGTTCCTCTTCGGTCGCGTTGGCCGCCGGCACAGCCGTCAGGCGCTCCGTCTCGTCCTGTATCTCGGCGGCGATCTTCTTGAGTTCCGGCTCGAACTTGCGACCGTGGTGGGCGCAGAAGAGCAGTTCACCGCCGCTCAACAGGACGACGCGCAGGTATGCCTGGGCGCCGCAGCGGTCGCAGCGGTCAGCGGCCGTCAGGGGGCTCGCGGGGGTCAGAACAGTAGTCACGTCGCCTCTTCTCTAGCTCGACGAGCTGTCGTACCAGGGTCAACATCCAACCAGCCCGAAAACGTTCCCGCTCGTGGCTTTTCCCCGAACTTTTCTTTCGAGGAGGCTGTCTGCTGCCGGTTGGCGGCGAATGTGCCGTATTGCGTGTCTTACGTGTCGTACGGTTTCGCGCTGTCTGTCAGGTCAGGTCCTCAGCCGGCTGGCTTGCCGGTTGTTCATGAGGACGTGCCCGGAGCCTAAATGGTTCATGCCTGGAAGGGAACGTGACGTGCGCTTCACTCCATCGAGGGATCGAACACGCGTACGCTTCTGGACTAGTCTGGACTTGGTGCGGGTTGACTTGAGGGTGGCGTGACAACGGCTCTACCAGGCCTCGGTACCCTCTCACCGGCAGTAGAAGCCGAGCCCTTACCCCCAAGGGCCTCCCTTGAAATTCAGCGAGGAGCGAACCGCGTGACCGCCGAGACGTCCGTGCCGTCCACAGCGTTGCTGACCGGAGCCGACCGGGACGGTTCCAACTACACCGCGCGGCACCTGCTCGTCCTGGAAGGGCTCGAGGCCGTCCGCAAGCGTCCGGGCATGTACATCGGCTCGACGGACAGCCGCGGCCTGATGCACTGCCTCTGGGAGATCATCGACAACTCCGTCGACGAGGCCCTGGGCGGGTTCTGCGACCACATCGAGGTCATCCTGCACGACGACGCCTCCGTGGAAGTCCGGGACAACGGCCGAGGCATCCCCGTGGACGTCGAGCCGAAGACCGGGCTCTCCGGAGTCGAGGTCGTCATGACCAAGCTGCACGCGGGCGGCAAGTTCGGCGGCGGTTCGTACGCGGCCTCCGGCGGTCTGCACGGCGTGGGCGCCTCCGTGGTGAACGCCCTGTCGGCCCGCCTGGACGTCGAGGTGGACCGTGCCGGGCACACTCACGCCATCAGTTTCCGGCGCGGCGTACCGGGTGCGTTCGCGAAGTCGGGTCCCGATGCGGCCTTCGATTCCGCAGCGCGGCTGACCAAGGTCAAGAAGGTCCCCAAGGCCCGCACCGGCACCCGTGTGCGGTACTGGGCCGACCGCCAGATCTTCCTGAAGGACGCCAAGCTCAGCCTGGAGAACCTGCACCAGCGCGCACGTCAGACCGCCTTCCTGGTGCCGGGCCTGACCATCGTCGTCCGCGACGAGTACGGCCTGGGCGAGGGCGGCACGAAGGGCGAGGAATCCTTCCGCTTCGACGGTGGCATCAGCGAATTCTGCGAATACCTGGCCCAGGACAAGGCGGTCTGCGACGTCCTGCGCTTCTCCGGGCAGGGGACCTTCAAGGAGACCGTTCCGGTACTCGACGACCGCGGCCAGATGACACCGACCGAGGTCACCCGCGAGCTGGGCGTGGACGTCGCCCTGCGCTGGGGCACCGGGTACGACTCGACGATCCGGTCCTTCGTCAACATCATCGCCACCCCCAAGGGCGGCACCCACGTCACCGGCTTCGAGCGATCGCTCACCAAGACGGTCAACGAGGTGCTGCGTGGCCAGAAGCTGCTCCGCGTCGCCGAGGACGACGTCGTCAAGGACGACGCCCTGGAAGGGCTGACGGCCGTCGTCACCGTCCGCCTGGCGGAGCCGCAGTTCGAAGGCCAGACCAAGGAAGTCCTCGGCACGTCGGCGGCCAACCGCATCGTCTCCAACGTGATCGCCAAGGAGCTCAAGGCGTTCCTGACCTCCACCAAGCGCGATGCCAAGGCGCAGGCCCGCGCGGTCATGGAGAAGGTCGTCGCCGCCGCCCGGACGCGCATCGCCGCCCGCCAGCACAAGGACGCGCAGCGCCGTAAGACCGCTCTCGAGTCCTCCTCGCTCCCGGCGAAGCTCGCCGACTGCCGCAGCGACGACGTCGACCGCAGCGAGCTCTTCATCGTCGAGGGCGACTCCGCGCTCGGTACGGCCAAGCTGGCCCGGAACTCCGAGTTCCAGGCCTTGCTGCCGATCCGCGGCAAGATCCTCAACGTCCAGAAGTCGTCCGTGTCGGACATGCTCAAGAACGTCGAGTGCGGCGCGATCATCCAGGTCATAGGAGCGGGGTCCGGCCGGACCTTCGACATCGACGCCGCCCGCTACGGCAAGATCATCCTGCTGGTGGACGCCGACGTCGACGGCGCCCACATCCGCTGCCTGCTCCTGACCCTCTTCCAGCGCTACATGCGGCCGATGGTCGAGGCGGGCCGAGTCTTCGCCGCCGTCCCGCCGCTGCACCGCATCGAGCTGACCCAGCCCAAGAAGGGCCAGGACAAGTACGTCTACACGTACTCGGACCGCGAGCTGCGGGAGACCCTGCTCGAGTTCGAGCGCAAGGGGGTCCGGTACAAGGACTCCATCCAGCGCTACAAGGGCCTCGGCGAGATGGACGCCGATCAGCTGGCCGAGACGACGATGGACCCGCGCCACCGCACGCTGCGCCGTATCAACATCTCCGACCTCGACTCGGCCGAGCAGGTCTTCGACCTGCTCATGGGCAATGAGGTCGCCCCGCGCAAGGAGTTCATCACCAGCTCCGCGGCGACGCTGGACCGATCGCGGATCGACGCGTAGGCATGCCCCGGTAGCCCCGGTAGCCCCGGTAGCCCC is a window from the Streptomyces spectabilis genome containing:
- a CDS encoding FadR/GntR family transcriptional regulator gives rise to the protein MSTLAHTMMTTARSADAGLAGPGELDRYPYAEAHGADRVVAPAWDSADQDLARVGRRAAGSRGRGLHGQLVQQLGQMIVSGDLGADRPLVPEEIGQRFEVSRTVVRESLRVLEAKGLVSARPNVGTRVRPVSDWNLLDPDIIEWRAFGPQRDDQRRELSELRWTIEPLAARLAAGHGREEIQQRLADMVEIMRHALGQGDSITFARADAEFHSLLIQVAGNRMLEHLSGIVSAALQVSGGPVTGCDRPTEASLAHHARIVDGLASGDGAAAEAAMRQLLTVHPEVERVVPAPREH
- a CDS encoding DUF7455 domain-containing protein, translating into MTTVLTPASPLTAADRCDRCGAQAYLRVVLLSGGELLFCAHHGRKFEPELKKIAAEIQDETERLTAVPAANATEEER
- a CDS encoding RNA polymerase sigma factor, coding for MFVSASTSRTLPPEIAESVSVMALIERGKADGQIAGDDVRRAFEADQIPATQWKNVLRSLNQILEEEGVTLMVSAAEPKRPRKSVAAKSPAKRTATRTVAAKTATAKPATAASVKPAADGVDEDGTATKAAAKKTTAKKTVTKKTAAKKTTAKKTASKKDAEFLDEEATEETPAVGKPGEGEPAEEGAQGFVLSDEDEDDAPAQQVAAAGATADPVKDYLKQIGKVPLLNAEQEVELAKRIEAGLFAEDKLANADKLAPKLKRELEIIAEDGRRAKNHLLEANLRLVVSLAKRYTGRGMLFLDLIQEGNLGLIRAVEKFDYTKGYKFSTYATWWIRQAITRAMADQARTIRIPVHMVEVINKLARVQRQMLQDLGREPTPEELAKELDMTPEKVIEVQKYGREPISLHTPLGEDGDSEFGDLIEDSEAVVPADAVSFTLLQEQLHSVLDTLSEREAGVVSMRFGLTDGQPKTLDEIGKVYGVTRERIRQIESKTMSKLRHPSRSQVLRDYLD
- a CDS encoding S1 family peptidase translates to MRRPFARALVGTLTLGAAVATLPLASPPPVAADSVVVGGTPARVADSPWAVALASRDQFGGTRSGQFCGGVVIGPSTVLTAAHCMGEEVLGVPLREMRDLRVIVGREDLDTHAGSEVPVRDVWVNPEYDAYTNAGDVAVLTLSKPLTKAQAIPMARDGDAAYESGTGAAVYGWGDTTGMGHYARTLRSARVTVLSDAVCEQAYRGSADGTYTRSSMLCAGESQGGRDACQGDSGGPLVAHGRLIGLVSWGSGCGRADSPGVYTRVSDVARVVQRYV
- a CDS encoding DNA gyrase/topoisomerase IV subunit B — protein: MTAETSVPSTALLTGADRDGSNYTARHLLVLEGLEAVRKRPGMYIGSTDSRGLMHCLWEIIDNSVDEALGGFCDHIEVILHDDASVEVRDNGRGIPVDVEPKTGLSGVEVVMTKLHAGGKFGGGSYAASGGLHGVGASVVNALSARLDVEVDRAGHTHAISFRRGVPGAFAKSGPDAAFDSAARLTKVKKVPKARTGTRVRYWADRQIFLKDAKLSLENLHQRARQTAFLVPGLTIVVRDEYGLGEGGTKGEESFRFDGGISEFCEYLAQDKAVCDVLRFSGQGTFKETVPVLDDRGQMTPTEVTRELGVDVALRWGTGYDSTIRSFVNIIATPKGGTHVTGFERSLTKTVNEVLRGQKLLRVAEDDVVKDDALEGLTAVVTVRLAEPQFEGQTKEVLGTSAANRIVSNVIAKELKAFLTSTKRDAKAQARAVMEKVVAAARTRIAARQHKDAQRRKTALESSSLPAKLADCRSDDVDRSELFIVEGDSALGTAKLARNSEFQALLPIRGKILNVQKSSVSDMLKNVECGAIIQVIGAGSGRTFDIDAARYGKIILLVDADVDGAHIRCLLLTLFQRYMRPMVEAGRVFAAVPPLHRIELTQPKKGQDKYVYTYSDRELRETLLEFERKGVRYKDSIQRYKGLGEMDADQLAETTMDPRHRTLRRINISDLDSAEQVFDLLMGNEVAPRKEFITSSAATLDRSRIDA